Genomic segment of Arachis stenosperma cultivar V10309 chromosome 4, arast.V10309.gnm1.PFL2, whole genome shotgun sequence:
TTTTGTGTGTTGTTATTGTCATTGTAATAATCATTCATTGTTTGATGAAGATAATATTTCATATACATGAGATATATATGATGGatgtttaaattaaattaaattaaattcagtCTTAAATCAATTCAAGTGACCAAATTCGCATAATTTTAAAGTGGATTCAAAcctaatttttaacaaaaaaagaaaagtattaattgaattgaattaattctgaatttgatttttaaattcatataaTTCAATCCAAACAACCTTCGTTATActgttattaattattaaagttgaaagtttcaatttttattttgtaagtATCACTTGTCAACAAAATTCCTCATAAACAGAGGAGGAAGAAGATAGTGTGCATGTTCAGTGTTCTGACTTTTTATCTTTCTAATCATATTGAACAATATTTCCAATTTAAAAGTATTCCAGTCATGAGAAAGATGAGGTttcaacagcgccaaaaacatAGATGAATTTGTTACGCATCATGACTTTAGaatgttaaaaataaacttaaaaattcaaattaaagtaatacatttatttttttaaggatCCAATTAAAAGTGttcttattaaatattatatttcaaattttgaGAAACTAAATTTTAGGTTCAAATGGGATCTCAAAAAAATTTGGTACGTGAGAAACTCTAAGGCTTAAAAATAGAACTAACTTACTAACAAGAATTAAAGTCTGATAGAATCTTCCACCAACAACCCTTCACAAATACAATGAAGCATTTACATAAGAATCATAGAGAGCAAGAAAAACACTTAGCATGAATGGATAATAACCAGAAGAGCATCAACGATCTTCCTCTGGAGTTGTTCCAAGCAATCTTATTGAGGGTGCAGGCCAAAGATCTATTCCGTCTCAAGTTTGTTTCTAAGCTATGGTTTTCTCTCATCTCCGATTCAAACTTCGTGGAATTACATCTTCACCACTCTTCCGAATTCGccccttcattcttcttcaacAAGAACAATGAGGAGGCTCGCTTGGTTGACCTAAATGCACTATACAATGAAGACGCTGAAATTCTTCATGCTGCAATAAAAGATGTCCCTCTCCCTTTTGGGAATAATAAGAAGGAACGCGACTCCTACTATTTTGTTGTTCTTGGATCCTGCAGAGGATTTGTATTCTTGCACCGTGAACCGGGTTTTATTATCATATGGAACCCAGTGACTGGATCCTGCAAAAAAATATCTTACGGTTATAGTATTAAAAAGAATGCGATTCTGTATGGTGTTGCTTATGATGCATCAAATGATGATTACTTGATAGTAATAGCTGCTAAGAGATACCGCATTGATTGCTTTTCATTGCGGACCAATTCATGGATCAAAATTGATGCTGTATTCCCCTTCCCCATATCTATACTCAGGCAGTGTTTGTTTTGCTCTCCGGGGTTGTTCTTCAATGGAGCTATACATTGGTTGATTATTCAAGATAGCTATTACAAAGATATGCTAATCTTCGATGTGAAAGAAAGGAGTTTCTCAACGATAGCTCTGCCTGAAAAGGAACATGTGGGGACGTTGTCTGATCTGGTGATATTAGGAGAGTGTCTAGCTTTGTATTTCTTAAGCTGCAATAATGGCAAGAAAACTAGGATATGGGTGATGAAGGAATATAAAGTGCAGTCATCTTGGACTCTCTATGAGATTCATAACATATGTATGATTCCTCTGGCCTTATCATCCAATGGCAGTGATTTTATTATGCTAGATACCAAAAGTGATAAGATCCACAAGTATAATCTTGAAGGAGAGTTGCTTCAATGTTTTCAACACTATTCTGTTGTGATTCACGGTGGCTTCTTTGGAAGGTGCACTGTGTATACAGAGAGTCTCGCCACACTCCCCAACAACAACTGAAGACCACTTGGGCAAAGAGTATGCCATGCAACTATTTTTCTTGTGATTTTCATCATCTTGATAATTTTGCTTGCTAATGTGTGTTTTGATTTGAATATTGGCGATGATGAATTTGGACTTAACAATATTTTAGGAATCTAAGTTTTAATACTTGTCTTGCTTTCTACAGTCAGGTTTTGGAGGTGTGAGTTTTTGTGGCGGATCATTTCTCGCAAGAGGTCGAACAACCAAAAAGAGAATAACGAGCAATCCAACTTATTATTAGGCAtgttattattctattttcaaTAAATTGTAGGGTTGGCAAGTTGGAAGAAGCTTCAGGGcacttttagtttttttttttttttttctttaaagtttgATTTTCTGGTGAtcttattgttattgttgtacTAGCATCTTAAAATTGgaaatttcaaaatcattttattCCTTATAAGAAGTGCTAAGTAACAATTAACAGAAAAATTATTAAGTGCTTCTTATACAAATTATAACTCTGATTCTAATGTGTTAATTAAACAAGTAGTTATTAACGAGTgtttataacaaattaattgAAGAGAATAATTTTTTAGGGGAATGCTAGGGGAACAATGATTATTTTGAACAACATGAACAACCactaatcaaataaaaacacaCTACACCTCTAAATTaatcctctaaattttaatattaaaataaccatccgtacactagtaaaatgaacatccgatatatctattatttacattatttaatattttcattgtctacCTATACTATTCCAATTTTTTAATGACTCTAGTTAACACAAACATTTCAAAGATACCcataagttttattttgttttaat
This window contains:
- the LOC130975888 gene encoding F-box/kelch-repeat protein At3g06240-like, producing the protein MDNNQKSINDLPLELFQAILLRVQAKDLFRLKFVSKLWFSLISDSNFVELHLHHSSEFAPSFFFNKNNEEARLVDLNALYNEDAEILHAAIKDVPLPFGNNKKERDSYYFVVLGSCRGFVFLHREPGFIIIWNPVTGSCKKISYGYSIKKNAILYGVAYDASNDDYLIVIAAKRYRIDCFSLRTNSWIKIDAVFPFPISILRQCLFCSPGLFFNGAIHWLIIQDSYYKDMLIFDVKERSFSTIALPEKEHVGTLSDLVILGECLALYFLSCNNGKKTRIWVMKEYKVQSSWTLYEIHNICMIPLALSSNGSDFIMLDTKSDKIHKYNLEGELLQCFQHYSVVIHGGFFGRCTVYTESLATLPNNN